GCCGGCTGCCACAGCGCGGCACCGGTGAGACGTAACCACGCTAGGCCGTAACCGTAGCCGGCGAGCACATCGGTCAACCAGTGCGCGCCCAGGAAAACCCGCGACGGCCCGACCAGTCCCGCCATGAGGACACAGAGCCAATAAAGCGCCGTACGTTTTACGCCGCGGGGCAGCTTGGCTTTCGCAAAGCCGGCCAGACCGCCGTAAAACGCCGTGTAAAACATGACGTGCCCGGAAGGAAAGCTCCAGCCGTCGGTCGCAATGTAGAGCTGAGCCAGCTCCGGCGTCGGACGCGGCCGCGCCACCACAGCTTTGAGGAGCGCATTGAGCAGAAAAGCGCCAACGCTGACGACCGCCAGCGCCCGCGCTTCCCGCCGCCACCCGCCGCGCGCCAGCAGCCCGCAGATCAGCATCAGTATGAGGCCCTGGACAACCACGGAATTGCCCGGCCACGAAACGACCAGCAGCGGCGCATGCAGCCACCGCCATTGTTGCACCCAGTGGGTGACGGCAATTTCCCAACCGAACGGCTGCGGGTGCGCGCCAATGACGACTGAGAGCGCGCTAATCGTCAGCAGGGCGATTGCCGGCCGCCAATCGGCTTCGGACGCCACGCCGGTTGTCATCTCACGCATCTTCATCGGAGGGCGGCGCGCTTGCGAAATACTGTTCGGGCGGCCGTCAGGGCGCTGACGGCGGCCGCGCCAGCCGCCAGCAACGCCTTAGCGGCGCTGTCAAGGGTGGCGCCGGAAGTCAGTACGTCATCTACCAGCAGCACCCGGCGGCCGGCAATGAGGCGCGGTCGTACAACCTGAAATGCGCCGCGCATCGCTGTGCGGCGGGCGACTTCATCCAAACCGGCGCGATGCGGATGCGTTTCCCGGCGGCGCACCAAGGCGTCTGTCACGACAGGCCGGTGCGCCGCCTGCGCGACTTCGTACGCCAAAATCTCTGCTTGATTGTATCCGCGTGACCGCAGGCGTTGTGGGGCCAACGGAATCGGCGCAATGACGTCGCTGGTGTGGAGCACCGTCTGTTGTCGCCATGTCGCCTGAAGCAGTTCGCACAGGGGCTTCGGTACAGCGGGAACGCGCTTAAGCGCCAGCAAAGCCGCCCGCAACGCCCCCATGTACGCGCCGCCGGAACGCGCCCATGTCAGCGACCAGGTAGCGCATTGCTCGCACAGCTCGCGGCGTACGATGTCGAAGCCACTTGCGTCGGCCCAGCGACCGCAGCGGTCGCACACTTGTCGGCGGCTGGCCTGTTCGTTTCGCCAAGCTTCCCAGCAAGCGCGGCACACCACACCATCACCTAAGTGTTCCACCAAAGCCTCACACCGCCGGCAGACCTGTGGCGCAACCAAGAGCAACGCCGCGTCGCCGATGGCTTCAACCGTTCGCCAAGTTGTTTGCCGTATCATCCGAAGCATCAGCGTCGCCGACGCGCTCCCGAACCAAGTCAATGTCCTGAAGCCTGAAGCTGAGGCGACGACAAGCCTCCCGACGGGAATAGGGCGGCGGACGCTCTACGAGCAGTCCGCGCTACGGGCAGTCCGTCAGCGTGTCTTCTCTGTCACAGGGCAGGACGCCCCCAAGTGATTGCAGCGCGCCGACGACAGTGTTGCGCCGCAGCAGGAAGTTCGTCCCCTTGTCGCCCTCGCCAAGATACACGCTTAACCCATACTCGATTGTCGGGCGGCCGGCTTCGCCGTCATAGCTGTAGTAAATCCGATAGTTGTACTCGTTGTTCTTGAAGCGCACTGACGCCCACTCGCGCTGATAGCGTGCGTAGTGTGCGTAGTAAAACAATCGCTGCGAGCCGGCCCGTTCAGTCGGGTATTCCAGCTCGACTCGCCCAGGTCGCCCAAAGCGATACTGAAGATACCCCTGCTCCGCCGTCAGGTTAGGCGAGCCGCACAGACAGACCATCTTGCCGCTGGTTGTCACCGCCCCGAAGAAAAGCCTTTCCTTCCCGGCACACAACATTCTGCCGCGGGACTGCGCTGCAGCCAGCGCGTCGGAAGCCGACGACGGCAACCCAACCAACAGAGCGAGAGCTAACGTGGTCAACAACTTCGGAGTAGGCATGGCTTGAGGGAGGCGCTCCGGCTATTCGCTATTCGCCGCCGACCGTCATCTCGGCGATCTTGAGCGTTGGCGCGGCCATCCGACCGCGAAAGTCAAGGTCATTCCCGACCATTTCAATCTGCTGGAACATCGTCAGGAGGTTGCCCGCGATGGTCACTTCTTCAACGGGAAACGTCAGTTCGCCGTTCTCAATCCACCGTCCGGCGGCTCCGCGTGAGTAGTCTCCTGTGACGCCGTTGACGCCGAAACCGATCAGTTCCGTCACATAGAAGCCGTTTTTGACCGAAGCGATAATAGCCTCCGGGGTGTGACTGCCGGCGACAAGGTACATGTTGTTCGCCCCAACCGACGGCGCGCCGGTCAACCCGCGCGCAGCGTTGCCGGTCGTCCGTTCGCCAAGCTTGCGCGCCGTGTAGGTGTTGTGTAGGTGGCTCTCCAGCCTTCCCTCCCGAACAACGACTGTTCGGCGGGTCGGCACACCTTCGCCGTCGAACGGCCGCGAACCCAGACCGTCGGGGAGGCGGCCGTCGTCCACGACCGTCACCAGCGGCGACGCCACCATCTCGCCCAGCTTCCCCACCAAGAACGACGCCTTACGAAACAGGGCGTCGCCGGAAACCGCGCCGAATAAGTGCCCGATGAGGCTTGCGGCGACCTCCGGCGCAAAAACCACCGGACACCGCTGCGTCGGGACGCGCCGCGCGCCGAGTTTGCTGACGGCGCGTTCAGCCGCTCGCCGGCCAATGGCGGCCGGGTCTTCAAGCTGCGCCAGCTTGCGCCGCGCGTCGTACCAGTAATCGCGTTGAAGCCGCCCATCCGCATCGCGCGCCACCGGGACGGTCGCCAGCGACAGTGAGGCGCTGCGGTACTCCCCCACAAAGCCTAACGAGTTCGCCAACACTATTCGACTTGAACCACTGTCAACGCCGCCGCCCTCAAAGTTGACAATCCGAGGGTCGTAATCACGGGCTGCCTGCTCTGCCGTCAGCGCCATGCCAATCTTGGCCTCTGCTGTTAGCGACGCAATGGCCGGATCGTAGAGGTCAAGGTCGGGAACGTCGGCGGCCAAGTCAGCCGGGTCGGGCAGGCCGGCGGTGTCGTCCACCGAGGTTGCGCGCACTAACGTCAGCGCCGTTTCTACAAGCTCTTCCAGCGCCGCCGGCGACAAATCCGAGGTCGAGACCGACGCCTGCCGGCCGTCAAGCAGCACGCGCAGGCCCAGCCCGCGCCCGGCGGCTTCCTTTACGGTTTCGACTTCCCCCAACCGAACCGAGGCCGAAAACTCGACGCTCTCGCGGAACACCGCCTCAGCCGCCGTCGCGCCCAGACGACACGCCCGCTCAACGACCGAAGCGGCGATTTCAGAAGGCGTTGGAGGCATGCCCTGTTCTCTCGTTCACAGGTGAGTCCGAAGTAGCATTCACGCCGCATGCTATGGAAAGACGCGCCGCCGCCGCAAGCCGCGCCCTGCACACGAACGCTTGACAATGACGCAGCCGCATCGCACCGTTGGCCGTATCCAGATTGTCGTCATCCCTCGGCGGCGGGCGGGCGGCGTCCGTCTGAAGCCAAACTGTAAAAAGGACTCTCGTATGAAAAAAATCGGCGTTTTGGTCGGGCGTGAAAACACCTTTCCCCCGGCGCTCATCGAGCGCATCAACAAGCAATCGCATGAAACCGGCGTCATGGCCGAGTACATCACCATCGGCGGCGTTTGGATGGACGCTGTTTGCCCCTACGCCGTCATCATTGACCGTATTTCACACGAAATCCCCTTCTACCGGGCGTACCTGAAGAACGCCTATCTGTCTGGGACGATCATCGTCAACAATCCCTTTTGGTGGTCGGCCGATGACAAGTTCTTCAACTACTCAATGGCGGTACGGCTGGGCGTGGCAATTCCTAGAACAGCGCTTCTCCCACAAAAGGAGTACATGGAGCGCGTCACGTCGCAGTCGTTGCGCAACCTACAATTTCCGCTGGATTGGCAGGCGATTGTGGATTATGTCGGGCTGCCGGCGATTCTCAAGCCGCACGACGGCGGTGGATGGCGGGACGTGTATCGCATCAACTCGCTGGAAGAGCTGATTCAGGTCTACGACCGGACGGGCCAGCTCTGCATGATGTTGCAGGAGTTTGTGAAGTTTGACCGTTACGTTCGGTGCTACTGCATCGCCAAGCAGCACGTTCTGGTTATGCCCTACGATCCGGCGCGTCCGTATCCGACGCAGTACCTTGACATTCGCCCGGAGGATTATCTTGAGCCAGAGCTGCATGAACGGATTGTGCGTGAGTGCCGTTTGTTGTGCGAGGCGCTCGGTTACGACATCAACACCATTGAGTTCGCCATCCGGGACGGCGTACCCTACGCGATTGACTTTATGAACCCCGCCCCGGACGCGGATTCGTTTTCGGTCGGACCGGTCAACTTTGAGTGGATGGTGTCCACGGTCAGCCGCCTGCTGATTCGGCTGGCCCAAGAAGGGCGTCAGCCGGAACAGACGCATACATTCCGTTGGGAGGAACTCATCGCCAAGCACACCCGTCTCGCCGAGCACGCCTAACGCCACCTTGTGTCTTCCCTGGAGAAGCTAATGGAAAGTCATGCGAAACTGAAAGCTGCGATCGCCCATTACGACGCCTTACTTCAGGAAACCCCGACCACGTTGACGGAAGCGCGCGATTTTCTGGCGGCGCGCAGCGCGGAAGAAAAGATGATTTTTGGGGGGCGGCCTCTGTCGCCGTACCTACGCCCCCACTTTGTGACGGCTGAACGCTGGCGCTACCTTTGCGCGGAGTGCGCCCGGATTTGGGAATGCGTTGAAGTGGTTGGGCGGGCAGCGATGACCGACCGACGCATCTACGACGATCTGGGCATTACGGACGGCGAAGCGCGGCTGATTGAGATTGACCCCGGTTACACGGGAATTTCGATCACGTCGCGGCTCGACTCCTTTCTAACGGATGACGCCCTTTCCTTTGTCGAACTCAACGCGGAGAACCCGGCCGGCATTTCCTACTGCGAGGTCATGGCGCGGATTTTTATGGAACTGCCTGTGATGCAACGGTTTACAGCCACGTATCCGGTGACGCCGCTCTACGCGCGGCGGCTGCTGCTGGATACGTTGCTGACGGCCTACCGCGAGTGGAGCGGCGGCGGCGACCAACCGCGCATCGCCATCGTGGACTGGGAAGGTCTGCCGACCCAGTGCGAGTTTGAGCAGTTTCAGGCGTATTTCCACGACGAAGGCTTTGCCTGTATTATTGCGCCGCCGGAAAAACTTGACTACCACAACGGCAAGCTCCGCTGCGGCGAATTTGAGATTGACTTGGTTTATCGGCGCGTGTTGACCAACGATATTCTGGATCGCCCTGAGGAGTGCAAGGCGTTAGTGAACGCCTATCGTGACCGCGCCGTCTGTGTCGTCAACGGTTTTCGGACGAAGTTCGTCCACAAGAAAATGCTTTTTGGCGTTCTGACGGATGAACGCTATGCGTCCATGTTTACGCCGGAACAACACGCGGCAATTCGGGCGCATATTCCGTGGACGCGCCGGTTGGCGGACGTGCGCACCACGTACGCTGGGGAGACGATTACGCTGCTGGATTTTATTCGCGCCAACCAGTCGCGGCTGGTGCTCAAGCCCAATGATGAATATGGTGGTAAGGGCGTCGTGGTTGGCTGGGAGGCGACGCCGGCTGAGTGGGAGGCGGCGATTGAGGAGGGCCTGCGCAGTGACTATCTGGTGCAGGAAAAAGTGCCAACCGCCCATGAGACGTTTCCCCATTTCACGCCGGAGGGCGACATCAGCTTTATCGAACAGCTTGTAGACCTTGACCCGCTGCTGTTCCACGGCAAAGTTGGCGGCGCCTTCACCCGCCTGTCGAGTACGGCGCTGTGCAATGTCACGTCGGGCGGCGGGATGGTGCCGACCTTCGTGCTCAACGATTGACGACAACCGGCTGGTTGCAACGGGCGTTCCCGACTGCGGGCTTTAGGCTTGCAGGTAGTTTGTCTTGGCGAGAGGCTGGATATGGCTCAAGAGTTCACACTGGGTATTGAGGAAGAATTCCAAATCGTTGATCCGAATACACGGGAGCTGCGCTCGCGCGTTGCTGAAATTCTGGACGAAGGCATGATGCTGCTGGGCGAGCAGCTCAAGCCTGAAATGCACCAGTCCATGGTTGAAGTCGGCACGAGCGTTTGCCGCAACATTCAGGAAGCACGGGCGGATGTCATCAGGCTGCGCCGGACGGTGGCGATGTTGGCACATAAAAAGAACTTGCGGATTGTGGCGGCCTCGACGCATCCGTTTTCCCACTGGAAGGATCAGGAAATTACGCCCAATGAGCGCTACTTCCAGCTCATCGAGGAAATGCAGCAGCTGGCGCGGGCGCTTTCGATTTATGGCCTACACGTCCACGTCGGCATTGAAAACCGTGACGACGCCATTCACATCATGAATGCGGCGCGTTACTTCCTGCCGCACATTCTGGCGCTGAGTACCAGTTCGCCGTTCTGGATTGGGCGCAATACGGGACTGAAGTCCTACCGCTCGGAAGTCTTCAAGCAGTTTCCACGTACCGGTATTCCCGACTACTTCGGCTCCGCGAGCGAGTTCGACAACTACGTCAAACTGCTGGTCAAAACGGGCTGCATTGACAACGGCAGAAAAATTTGGTGGGACCTGCGGCCGCACCCGATTTTCCCCACGCTGGAGTTTCGGATTTGCGATTTGCCGTCCAAGGTAGATGAAGTCATCGCTATCGCGGCTCTGTTTCAGGCGATAGTGGCGAAGCTTTACAAGCTGCTGCGCCAGAATATGGGCTTCCGGCTTTATCGGCGGATGCTGATTGAAGAAAACAAATGGCGCGCGGTGCGTTACGGTCTTGACGGGAAGCTGTTGGACTTAGGCAAGCAGACCGAAGTGCCGGTGCGCGATCTCATCGGCGAACTGCTCGATTTCGTGGACGACGTGGTGGACGACCTCGGCAGTCGGAAAGAACTGGAGTACATCAACACGATTCTCAAGGAAGGCACTAGCGCCGACCGGCAACTGCGCATCTTTCACGAGACCAACGGCGATTTCCACGCTGTGGTGGACAACCTCATCGCCGAGACGCTGGAAGGCGTTACGGAGCCGGCCGCCGAGGCAAGCGCCCAAGTGCAGCGTTCGTGACGCTGGCTGCCCCCACCGCAGTCGGTTGCGCTATACTCCGGTAACAAGTCGGTAAAAACCGGCGAGTTGGCAGGATTTTGAAAGGTTTAGAAGTATGTCACGCGAGAAAAACGCTGCGGCCGAACGCGACAAGGTAGGCGCAACAGACAATGTAGCCGCTGGTGTGGCGACGGCTTACACGGGGGAAGCCGAACCGTCGCGGCGCGACGGCAAAGACAACCTCAACGGCACTGGCGGGCATCCCGAACGGCGTCCGGTGGTGGAGGTGCAGGAACGGCGTCCGGTGGCGGATTTGGTCGCTGCGCTCGAAGCCCATCGCGGCGAGCGACACATCGTAGCGATTCAAAACTTCCCAGACCCGGACGCGATTGCCTCCGCGCTGGCCCACCAAATGATCGCCGCTACCTTCGGGATCACGGTGGACATTGTCTATGACGGCTTCATCAGCCATCAGGAAAACCTTGCGCTCGTGCAGCTCCTGCAGATCGAACTGCTGCACTACGATCCAACGATAGACCTCAAGCAGTATCAGGCCAGCATTTTCATTGACAACCAAGGCACGACCACCACTTTGACCAGCAAGCTGCGCGAAGCGGGCGTCAAGCCGCTCGTCATCGTGGATCATCACGAACGCCAGGGCTTGCTTGAGGCGGTGTTCACTGACATTCGTAAAGTCGGCGCAACGGCGACGATTTACGCCGAGTATCTGCGCGACGCATTTCCGTTGGAAAAGAACAACCCCCAGCACGTCCGGTTGGCGACGGCGCTGATGCATGCCATTCGGGCGGAAACCAATGGGATGATTCGCGCCCGCGAGTGCGATTTTCAGGCGGCGGGCTACCTGTCGCAGTTTGTGGACACCACGCTGTTGAGTGAAATCCTCAACGTC
Above is a genomic segment from Chloracidobacterium sp. containing:
- a CDS encoding carboxylate-amine ligase, which gives rise to MAQEFTLGIEEEFQIVDPNTRELRSRVAEILDEGMMLLGEQLKPEMHQSMVEVGTSVCRNIQEARADVIRLRRTVAMLAHKKNLRIVAASTHPFSHWKDQEITPNERYFQLIEEMQQLARALSIYGLHVHVGIENRDDAIHIMNAARYFLPHILALSTSSPFWIGRNTGLKSYRSEVFKQFPRTGIPDYFGSASEFDNYVKLLVKTGCIDNGRKIWWDLRPHPIFPTLEFRICDLPSKVDEVIAIAALFQAIVAKLYKLLRQNMGFRLYRRMLIEENKWRAVRYGLDGKLLDLGKQTEVPVRDLIGELLDFVDDVVDDLGSRKELEYINTILKEGTSADRQLRIFHETNGDFHAVVDNLIAETLEGVTEPAAEASAQVQRS
- a CDS encoding TldD/PmbA family protein, with the translated sequence MPPTPSEIAASVVERACRLGATAAEAVFRESVEFSASVRLGEVETVKEAAGRGLGLRVLLDGRQASVSTSDLSPAALEELVETALTLVRATSVDDTAGLPDPADLAADVPDLDLYDPAIASLTAEAKIGMALTAEQAARDYDPRIVNFEGGGVDSGSSRIVLANSLGFVGEYRSASLSLATVPVARDADGRLQRDYWYDARRKLAQLEDPAAIGRRAAERAVSKLGARRVPTQRCPVVFAPEVAASLIGHLFGAVSGDALFRKASFLVGKLGEMVASPLVTVVDDGRLPDGLGSRPFDGEGVPTRRTVVVREGRLESHLHNTYTARKLGERTTGNAARGLTGAPSVGANNMYLVAGSHTPEAIIASVKNGFYVTELIGFGVNGVTGDYSRGAAGRWIENGELTFPVEEVTIAGNLLTMFQQIEMVGNDLDFRGRMAAPTLKIAEMTVGGE
- a CDS encoding bifunctional oligoribonuclease/PAP phosphatase NrnA, yielding MSREKNAAAERDKVGATDNVAAGVATAYTGEAEPSRRDGKDNLNGTGGHPERRPVVEVQERRPVADLVAALEAHRGERHIVAIQNFPDPDAIASALAHQMIAATFGITVDIVYDGFISHQENLALVQLLQIELLHYDPTIDLKQYQASIFIDNQGTTTTLTSKLREAGVKPLVIVDHHERQGLLEAVFTDIRKVGATATIYAEYLRDAFPLEKNNPQHVRLATALMHAIRAETNGMIRARECDFQAAGYLSQFVDTTLLSEILNVKRSKRVIDIINLALEKRIVRNNYSIAGVGYVRYEDRDAIPQAADFLLTEENIHTAVVYGIITKEGEREVIIGSLRTSKVTLNPDQFLKSALGRDATGHYYGGGKHEAGGFEIPIGFLSGTYDEDFMRSKWKIYDAMVKRKLLEKIGVIENQSTSAVIRQPSAERPEE
- a CDS encoding phosphoribosyltransferase family protein; translation: MLRMIRQTTWRTVEAIGDAALLLVAPQVCRRCEALVEHLGDGVVCRACWEAWRNEQASRRQVCDRCGRWADASGFDIVRRELCEQCATWSLTWARSGGAYMGALRAALLALKRVPAVPKPLCELLQATWRQQTVLHTSDVIAPIPLAPQRLRSRGYNQAEILAYEVAQAAHRPVVTDALVRRRETHPHRAGLDEVARRTAMRGAFQVVRPRLIAGRRVLLVDDVLTSGATLDSAAKALLAAGAAAVSALTAARTVFRKRAALR
- a CDS encoding phosphatase PAP2 family protein, whose product is MREMTTGVASEADWRPAIALLTISALSVVIGAHPQPFGWEIAVTHWVQQWRWLHAPLLVVSWPGNSVVVQGLILMLICGLLARGGWRREARALAVVSVGAFLLNALLKAVVARPRPTPELAQLYIATDGWSFPSGHVMFYTAFYGGLAGFAKAKLPRGVKRTALYWLCVLMAGLVGPSRVFLGAHWLTDVLAGYGYGLAWLRLTGAALWQPATDEVGDRGVAAGTVGQHNQSTEGNTDV